A region from the Kazachstania africana CBS 2517 chromosome 11, complete genome genome encodes:
- the KAFR0K02610 gene encoding beta strand repeat-containing protein yields the protein MPLIKPLTILILIFTHFVNALDISTCFSLWGSTFFHESVTVEPNTGLTLQTGLWHFFWRSVINEGDLFIRETNDLLLGTSINFFSETTNEGDIVVDDTNAITAGTISFSDTTYNFGNIWFAGKNTVLTSVSFSMTGKIIENTGLIYVKQTNTGNSGGSFTMGKSSSTVTNDGTLCAEEVTLSPGTTISGAGCITLLSGSTLNIDDIKSYPLSSQTIYMNSTSALIYITHKSTTASLTIAGFGGSNKIQLSQSINTYSYVASSGTLIVISNTVLLGTLSLHLNIGKGYESSGFSASAAPDTSLPDACSTCLALPMEKNFCSGSSVSSMSNTFTDDSEESTTYEISYSSSDTLSYTVSTSDYSSSFSSITNPSETTDISSTPSSKSASESPSETSFLSSVNYDTTTNSLDATVTGSLSGTNSVDPTATGSYSGSNSVDPTATGSYSGSNSVDPTATGSYSGSNSVDPTATGSYSGSNSLDATATGSLSGSNSVDPTATGSYSGTNSLDATATGSYSGTNSLDATATGSYSGSNSLDATATGSYSGSNSLDATATGSYSGSNSLDATATGSLSGTNSLDATATGSYSSSNSVDATATGSYSGSNSVDATATGSYSGTNSLDATATGSYSGTNSLDATATGSYSGSNSLDATATGSYSGTNSLDATATGSYSGSNSLDATVTGSLSGTNSLDATATGSYSGSNSLDATATGSYSGSNSLDATATGSYSGTNSLDATATGSYSGSNSLDATATGSYSVTNSLDATATGSYSGSNSLDATATGSYSGSNSLDATATGSYSGTNSIDSTATNSQSGTVILTPSSTNSYSGSNSLDATATGSYSGSNSLDATFTGSYSGSNSVDATATGSYSGTNSVDATATGSYSGTNSVDATATGSYSGSNSLDATATGSYSGTNSIDSTATNSQSGTVILTPSSTNSYSGSNSLDATATGSYSGSNSLDATATGSYSGSNSLDATATGSYSGTNSVDATATGLYSGSNSLDATATGSYSGSNSLDATATGSYSGTNSLDATATGSYSSSNSVDATATGSYSGTNSIDSTATNSQSGTVILTPSSTNSYSGSNSLDATATGSYSGSNSLYSGTNSVDATATGSYSGSNSVDATATGSLSGSNSVDPTATGSYSGTNSLDATATGSYSGTNSLDATATGSYSGTNSLDATATGSYSGTNSLDATATGSYSGSNSVDPTATGSYSGTNSLDATATGSLSGSNSVDPTATGSYSGTNSLDATATGSLSGTNSLDATATGSLSGSNSLDATATGSLSGSNSVDASATGSLSGTNSLDATATGSYSGTNSLDATATGSYSGSNSLDATATGSYSGSNSLDATATGSYSGTNSVDATVTGSYSSSNSLDATATGSLSGTNSLDATATGSLSGTNSLDATATGSLSGSNSLDATATGSYSGTNSLDATATGSYSGTNSLDATATGSYSGTNSLDATATGSYSGTNSLDATATGSLSGSNSVDPTATGSYSGTNSLDATATGSLSGSNSVDPTATGSYSGTNSLDATASHWFILWFQLCRRYSHWIILWH from the coding sequence ATGCCTCTCATTAAACCGCTAACTATATTAATACTAATATTTACACATTTTGTAAATGCTTTAGATATCTCAACTTGTTTCAGTCTATGGGGTTctactttttttcatgaATCTGTAACTGTCGAGCCAAACACAGGTCTAACGCTTCAGACGGGTTTAtggcattttttttggagATCAGTTATTAATGAAGGTGACCTATTTATTAGGGAAACAAATGACCTATTATTAGGTACgtcaataaatttcttcagCGAAACTACTAATGAGGGCGATATTGTTGTTGATGATACTAATGCTATTACAGCAGGAactatttcattttctgataCTACATATAACTTTGGAAATATATGGTTTGCAGGAAAAAACACTGTATTAACCTCAGTATCTTTTTCCATGACTGGTaagataattgaaaatactGGTCTTATTTATGTAAAACAGACAAATACAGGAAATTCAGGAGGCTCCTTTACAATGGGTAAATCATCCTCAACTGTCACAAATGATGGTACTCTTTGTGCTGAAGAAGTTACTCTTTCTCCAGGTACCACTATTTCTGGCGCTGGCTGTATAACGTTACTAAGCGGTAGTACACTAAACATAGATGACATCAAATCATATCCATTGAGCAGCCAAACTATTTATATGAATAGTACATCTGCACTCATTTACATCACACATAAATCAACTACTGCCAGTTTAACCATAGCTGGGTTTGGTGGATCTAATAAAATACAGCTTAGCCAAAGTATCAATACATATTCGTATGTCGCAAGCTCTGGTACACTAATTGTGATTTCAAACACGGTGCTTCTGGGGACCCTATCATTGCATCTTAACATCGGGAAAGGCTATGAAAGCTCCGGATTCTCTGCGTCAGCAGCACCGGATACTTCGCTACCGGATGCCTGCAGCACATGTTTAGCCCTCCCtatggaaaaaaatttttgttctGGCTCATCGGTCTCGTCCATGTCCAATACTTTCACCGACGATTCGGAAGAATCTACCACGTATGAAATATCTTATAGCAGTTCTGATACACTGTCGTACACAGTTAGCACGTCAGACTACTCAAGTAGTTTCTCCTCTATCACTAACCCAAGTGAAACAACCGACATATCATCTACTCCAAGCTCCAAATCCGCAAGTGAATCCCCTTCAGAAAcatcttttctttccagTGTCAATTATGATACAACtactaactctctagacgctactgttactggatcactctccggcactaactcagttgatccaacagccactggatcatactctggctctaactcagttgatccaacagccactggatcatactctggctctaactcagttgatccaacagccactggatcatactctggctctaactcagttgatccaacagccactggttcTTACTCTGgttctaactctctagacgctactgctactggatcactctctggctctaactcagttgatccaacagccactggttcatactccggcactaactctctagatgctactgccactggatcatactctggcactaactctctagacgctacagccactggatcatactctggttccaactctctagacgctacagccactggatcatactctggttccaactctctagacgctactgccactggatcatactctggttccaactctctagacgcaacagccactggatcactctccggcactaactctctagacgcaacagccactggttcatactctAGTTCCAACTCtgtagacgctactgccactggttcatactctggttccaactctGTAGACgctacagccactggatcatactctggcactaactctctagacgcgactgccactggatcatactctggcactaactctctagacgctacagccactggatcatactctggttccaactctctagatgctactgccactggatcatactctggcactaactctctagacgcaacagccactggatcatactctggttccaactctctagatgcAACTGTcactggatcactctccggcactaactctctagacgcaactgccactggttcatactctggttctaactctctagacgctactgccactggatcatactctggttctaactctctagacgctactgccactggatcatactctggcactaactctctagacgcaacagccactggatcatactctggttccaactctctagacgctactgccactggatcatactctgtcactaactctctagacgctacagccactggttcatactctggttctaactctctagacgctactgccactggttcatactctggttccaactctctagacgcaactgccactggttcttactccggcactaactcaATTGACAGTACAGCTACCAATTCACAGTCTGGAACAGTGATATTGACGCCAAGCTCAACCAATTCTTATTCTGgttctaactctctagacgctacagccactggatcatactctggttccaactctctagacgctactttcactggatcatactctggttccaactctGTAGACGCTacagccactggttcatactctggcactaactctgTAGACGCaactgccactggttcatactctggcactaactctgtagacgctactgccactggttcTTACTCTGgttctaactctctagacgcaactgccactggatcatactctggcactaactcAATTGACAGTACAGCTACCAATTCACAGTCTGGAACAGTGATATTGACGCCAAGCTCAACCAATTCTTATTCTGgttctaactctctagacgctacagccactggatcatactctggttccaactctctagacgcaactgccactggttcTTACTCTGgttctaactctctagacgctactgccactggatcatactctggcactaactctgTAGACgctacagccactggattatactctggttccaactctctagacgcaactgccactggttcttactctggttccaactctctagacgctactgccactggatcatactctggcactaactctctagacgctactgccactggatcatactctaGTTCCAACTCtgtagacgctactgccactggttcatactccggcactaactcaATTGACAGTACAGCTACCAATTCACAGTCTGGAACAGTGATATTGACGCCAAGCTCAACCAATTCTTATTCTGgttctaactctctagacgctacagccactggatcatactctggttccaactctctatactctggcactaactctgtagacgctactgccactggttcatactctggttccaactctgtagatgctactgccactggatcactctctggctctaactcagttgatccaacagccactggttcatactccggcactaactctctagatgctactgccactggatcatactccggcactaactctctagacgctactgccactggatcatactccggcactaactctctagatgctacagccactggttcatactccggcactaactctctagacgctactgccactggatcatactcgggctctaactcagttgatccaacagccactggatcatactccggcactaactctctagatgctactgccactggatcactctctggctctaactcagttgatccaacagccactggttcatactccggcactaactctctagacgctactgctactggatcactctctggcactaactctctagacgctactgccactggatcactctctggctctaactctctagacgctactgctactggatcactctctggctCTAACTCAGTAGATGCTtctgccactggatcactctctggcactaactctctagatgctactgccactggatcatactccggcactaactctctagatgctactgccactggttcttactctggttccaactctctagacgcaactgccactggttcttactctggttccaactctctagacgcaactgccactggatcatactctggcactaactctgTAGACGCAACTGtcactggatcatactctagttctaactctctagacgctactgccactggatcactctccggcactaactctctagacgctactgctactggatcactctctggcactaactctctagacgctactgccactggatcactctctggctctaactctctagatgctactgccactggatcatactccggcactaactctctagacgctactgccactggatcatactccggcactaactctctagatgctacagccactggatcatactccggcactaactctctagacgctactgccactggatcatactccggcactaactctctagacgctactgctactggatcactctctggctctaactcagttgacccaacagccactggatcatactccggcactaactctctagatgctactgctactggatcactctctggctctaactcagttgatccaacagccactggatcatactccgggactaactctctagatgctactgccagccactggttcatactctggttccaactctGTAGACgctacagccactggatcatact